A window of Candidatus Bathyarchaeota archaeon genomic DNA:
GCGGATACAGCTGCATCCCGGCTAGAACGGTCACACCCCTAGAGGCGATAAGGCGCAAGGTCAAGCCGGATACGGAGATAATCCACCGCAGGGGATGCTCGGCGGAAGTAGGGCCATACATCCCCATACCCCCAAGCTACCTCACACCCCCAGACGGCGAAGCCGGGCGGAACGGGCTTAAAGCCGAATACTTCGACAACCCCGACCTATCAGGGAAGCCAGCCCTGGTTCGGATAGACTGGGGGATAAGGTTCGACTGGGGTGTCGATCCGCCTGCCCCATCGATCCCATCCGAGGGCTTCTCCGTAAGATGGACGGGAACCCTCACGCCTCCCGAGACGGGGGATTATGAGCTTATACTACTAGCGGACGGCGGTGGAGCTAGGCTTTGGCTCGACGGAAAACTGCTGGCGGATTCCTGGGACCACGTCCAGCCGTTCCCGCTCAGGGCGAGGGTTAGGCTCGAAGCAGGCCGTCGATACGAGCTTAGGGTCGAATACCGTAAGCTGAGGGGATACGCCGCTGTCAGGCTAAGCTGGGACTACGCCATGGATGTACCGGACGGTATACGCGAAGCCGTCCAGGCCGCGGAGGCGGCGGATGTAGCGGTCGTATTCGTAGGCATAGTCGAAGGCGAGAATAAAGACAGGGCTATCCTCAGGCTTCCAAGACCCCAGGAGAGGCTCGTAGAGGAGGTTTTGAAAACAGGCACTCCTACGGTCGTTGTGTTGATGACCGGTAGCGCCGTCACCGGAGACTGGATCGAAAAAGTGCCGGCTTTGATCCAAGCATGGTATCCTGGACAGGAGGGTGGAACAGCGATAGCCGAGGTGCTCTTCGGCGAGTACAACCCCGCTGGGAGGCTTCCGTTCACGTGGCCCCGCCACGTAGGCCAGCTTCCGCTCTACTACAACTACAAGCCGACCGGTAGGCTTTACGACTACGTAGACCTGCCAGCGACTCCGCTCTTCCCGTTCGGATATGGCCTAAGCTACACGAGATTCGAGTACAGCGACTTATCGGTGGAGAAGACCGGAGACAGGGTCAAGGCGAGCTTCACGGTCGAGAACGTCGGCGGCAGAGAGGGAGATGAGGTGGTTCAGCTCTACGTACGTAAACCCGTGTCGCGTATAGCGAGGCCGGTTAAAGAATTGAAACGGTTCAGGAGGATCAGGCTTAAACCAGGCGAGAAGAAGAGGATAAGCCTAACCATAGACCTCGAAGACCTAGCGTTCCTAGACCAGGAGCTGAAACGCGTAGTCGAGCCGGGCGTCTACGAGATATACATCGGAGCCTCCTCAGAGGACATAAGACTAAGAGGAAGCTTCAAGGTCGA
This region includes:
- a CDS encoding glycoside hydrolase family 3 C-terminal domain-containing protein, yielding MRRRGIYHEDWIDFNKNGVMDPYEDPSLPVDKRVEDLLSRMTLEEKLGQLRSGRDIPEHGLGNLTCVLRDLPPREGVEKANEYQVKAIEDTRLGIPVIIHDECLHGCMARYSTSFPQAIALAATWNPDLVYRVAKAIARETRARGIHQCLSPVVNIVRDVRAGRTEESYGEDPYLTSVMGAAFCKALREEDVIATPKHFVANFVGDGGRDSNEIHFSERILREVYFPGFEACIKAGALSVMAAYNSLDGTPCSSHRWLLTEVLRGEWGFEGFVVSDYGSVAGILYKHHVTDRLEEAAKLALEAGLDVELPSTYVYGEPLYRAVKEGLVSMDVVDEAVRRVLKAKFLIGLFDKPFTDPAEVEKVCGCKEHLELALQAAREAIVLLKNEKDVLPLDREKIRSIAVLGPLSDKLPLGGYSCIPARTVTPLEAIRRKVKPDTEIIHRRGCSAEVGPYIPIPPSYLTPPDGEAGRNGLKAEYFDNPDLSGKPALVRIDWGIRFDWGVDPPAPSIPSEGFSVRWTGTLTPPETGDYELILLADGGGARLWLDGKLLADSWDHVQPFPLRARVRLEAGRRYELRVEYRKLRGYAAVRLSWDYAMDVPDGIREAVQAAEAADVAVVFVGIVEGENKDRAILRLPRPQERLVEEVLKTGTPTVVVLMTGSAVTGDWIEKVPALIQAWYPGQEGGTAIAEVLFGEYNPAGRLPFTWPRHVGQLPLYYNYKPTGRLYDYVDLPATPLFPFGYGLSYTRFEYSDLSVEKTGDRVKASFTVENVGGREGDEVVQLYVRKPVSRIARPVKELKRFRRIRLKPGEKKRISLTIDLEDLAFLDQELKRVVEPGVYEIYIGASSEDIRLRGSFKVD